Proteins from a single region of Patescibacteria group bacterium:
- a CDS encoding DUF2341 domain-containing protein, whose protein sequence is MNVVSKYRLIVIIFLIFPLFVCSKICLATSVNLKLPYADQEEFKITRGYNIATHKDYGSFANDSLALDFVLNGCESFNKSHLAISDGFIRYLKMSNIGYGNTVLVQYDNGLISRYAHLDKILVSVGEKVKIGQIIGLEGNTGNVSGDSCLDHPGTHLHFAVYNSDGSAYRPEPMSGYINFLAGNWYISDNKIYNPNHIYAEAPDDSPHIFWWKRVLAAIGNALNIAGDNIRQFFIASPSNSLSGEDQNQIENWSAQIVSNNTTISGQLDQEITLIATVKNTTNQTWKPINQVSINIFNQTSKNLYSSSWATRLRPVILKNNLEVGQSTDLSFKIKIPSELGDYSARFQLVYTADGITFQNLGNNFIDWSIKAEKFAINQESSAEDPGQNILLPQEDQLPDILKESEESQPKPQELVGGGSSADGAGGLDVNPPETTLNNFDQLPLVTNQQNIIFQFTSDEDSSRFDCKLDNSLWQRCSSPKEYYNLIEGDHIFRVRAIDASSNIDDSPADFFWRIDLTSPEISFLARPPSLTNQTEVNFNFIADDEFAIFECSLDDAFWESCFAPKSYNILEAGVHLFSVRARDAAGNFSGPSDIYWTIDLTGPISNINSSFNQTYFNLISWPDKIFGSTTSTISDILRVDIQVERESSYLYLDYTSSTPIWIDGLNWIEVDLDNDTWKINLDHEFLLDDKYLVSSLAKDRAGNTQSTSSTVEFIFDQTPPSAPTDIDFNFNQDRRELLINWAARDNLSGVDYYNIFWQVDGMDNTTSTPDNLINLIVEPGYNYLFKIQAVDRAGNQGIWSEVSYVPKLSLDGWTRKRVLVIDNSIGDKILINFPINIVIDYQSEMNQDFSDVRFTDSDGETLLDFGWDVDHEGLEQEQDGILALAVVKIPQLLANEQKIIYMYYGNKYAESVANLENALDWYDHFKIIRENYDYQWVTWDNVDSGILKTNLPSFIGFDAWISLKAPLELADLDISFKAQVNRDYRGGNDVQLMRWRWIDNNFLLLDAHFIDFNQAEIRLLKVVDGVATVLYTFSVDPRNWLIYEIKSRGTLHNIKIGDLDEVQINVPELTSAGRVVYMALLNNYSTMDHFWTDWFYVRQAADNPPQVSW, encoded by the coding sequence ATTTAAAATAACAAGGGGTTATAATATTGCGACACACAAAGATTATGGATCATTTGCCAACGACTCCCTCGCTCTAGATTTTGTATTAAATGGCTGTGAATCATTTAATAAATCGCACCTAGCAATATCCGATGGATTTATAAGATATCTTAAAATGAGCAACATTGGATATGGGAATACAGTTTTAGTCCAATATGATAATGGCTTAATTTCGAGATATGCACATTTAGATAAAATTTTAGTTTCCGTGGGCGAAAAAGTGAAAATTGGTCAAATAATAGGGTTAGAGGGAAATACCGGGAACGTATCGGGTGATTCTTGTCTAGATCATCCCGGAACGCACCTACATTTTGCTGTATATAATTCTGATGGTAGTGCCTATAGACCCGAGCCAATGTCGGGATACATAAATTTTTTAGCTGGTAATTGGTATATTTCGGATAATAAAATTTACAACCCAAACCACATTTACGCCGAGGCCCCTGACGACTCACCCCATATTTTTTGGTGGAAAAGGGTATTAGCCGCCATTGGTAATGCCTTGAATATAGCGGGTGACAATATTCGACAATTTTTTATCGCTTCGCCCAGCAATTCTCTATCAGGAGAAGATCAAAATCAAATAGAAAATTGGTCGGCGCAAATAGTTTCTAATAATACTACAATTTCGGGCCAGTTAGACCAAGAGATAACGCTAATTGCCACTGTCAAAAACACAACTAATCAAACATGGAAACCAATAAATCAGGTTTCCATTAATATTTTTAATCAAACTTCAAAGAATTTGTATTCGTCTTCCTGGGCGACTCGTTTGCGTCCGGTAATCTTGAAGAATAACTTAGAGGTGGGTCAATCGACCGATTTGTCTTTTAAAATTAAAATACCATCTGAATTGGGCGATTATTCAGCCAGGTTTCAATTAGTCTATACTGCCGATGGTATAACTTTTCAAAATTTAGGCAATAATTTCATAGATTGGTCCATTAAAGCTGAAAAGTTCGCAATTAATCAAGAGTCATCAGCTGAAGACCCTGGCCAGAATATTTTATTACCCCAAGAGGACCAGCTGCCAGATATTTTAAAAGAGAGCGAAGAATCACAACCTAAGCCACAGGAACTTGTAGGAGGCGGCAGTTCTGCTGATGGCGCGGGTGGTTTAGATGTTAATCCACCAGAAACAACTCTTAATAATTTTGACCAGTTGCCCCTCGTTACCAATCAACAGAATATCATTTTTCAATTTACTTCGGATGAAGATAGCTCCAGATTTGATTGCAAATTAGACAATTCCTTATGGCAACGATGTAGTTCGCCAAAAGAATATTATAATTTAATTGAAGGCGATCACATTTTTAGAGTGCGTGCCATTGATGCATCTAGTAATATTGATGATTCTCCGGCCGATTTTTTTTGGCGCATTGATTTAACCTCGCCAGAGATTAGCTTCTTGGCCCGGCCCCCTTCACTGACCAACCAAACCGAAGTAAATTTTAATTTTATCGCTGATGATGAGTTCGCAATTTTTGAATGTTCATTAGATGATGCGTTTTGGGAATCATGTTTTGCTCCAAAGAGTTATAATATTTTAGAAGCAGGCGTGCATTTGTTTTCCGTTCGTGCCCGAGATGCGGCCGGAAATTTTAGTGGCCCCAGCGATATTTATTGGACCATTGACTTAACTGGCCCGATTTCAAATATTAATTCAAGCTTTAATCAAACTTATTTTAATCTAATCTCCTGGCCTGATAAAATTTTTGGTTCTACCACCTCGACTATAAGTGATATATTGCGCGTTGATATTCAAGTAGAGAGGGAAAGCAGCTATTTATATTTAGATTATACTTCTTCCACGCCAATTTGGATTGACGGACTGAATTGGATTGAAGTTGATCTAGATAACGACACTTGGAAAATTAATTTAGATCATGAGTTTTTATTAGATGATAAATATTTAGTTTCTTCTCTGGCCAAGGACCGGGCCGGAAACACCCAGAGCACTTCTTCGACAGTAGAATTTATTTTTGATCAAACTCCACCGAGTGCACCGACCGACATTGATTTTAATTTTAATCAGGATAGGCGAGAGCTTTTAATAAATTGGGCTGCGCGGGACAATTTGTCGGGTGTAGATTATTATAATATTTTTTGGCAGGTTGATGGTATGGATAACACAACTTCTACGCCAGACAACTTGATTAATTTAATTGTTGAACCAGGATATAATTATTTATTTAAAATCCAGGCCGTTGATCGAGCGGGTAATCAAGGCATTTGGTCAGAAGTCAGTTACGTGCCAAAGTTATCATTAGATGGTTGGACTAGAAAGAGAGTCTTAGTTATTGATAATAGTATTGGTGATAAAATTTTAATTAATTTTCCCATTAATATTGTCATAGATTATCAATCAGAAATGAATCAAGACTTTTCCGACGTTAGGTTTACTGATTCAGACGGCGAAACCTTACTTGATTTCGGTTGGGACGTTGATCACGAAGGATTAGAACAAGAACAAGACGGTATTTTGGCGTTAGCAGTAGTTAAAATACCACAACTTTTAGCTAATGAGCAAAAAATAATTTATATGTATTACGGCAATAAATATGCTGAATCGGTGGCTAACCTAGAAAACGCCTTGGATTGGTATGATCATTTTAAAATTATTCGTGAAAACTATGACTATCAATGGGTAACTTGGGACAACGTCGATTCGGGAATTTTAAAAACTAACTTGCCGAGTTTTATTGGATTCGATGCCTGGATTTCCCTGAAAGCCCCCCTTGAATTAGCAGATTTAGATATTAGTTTTAAGGCTCAGGTAAATCGGGATTATCGTGGCGGTAATGATGTCCAGTTAATGCGTTGGCGCTGGATAGATAATAATTTTTTATTACTGGATGCGCATTTTATTGATTTCAATCAGGCCGAGATAAGGCTTTTAAAGGTTGTCGACGGAGTAGCTACAGTATTATATACCTTTTCTGTTGATCCTCGCAACTGGTTGATTTATGAAATCAAATCGCGCGGTACCCTACACAATATTAAGATCGGCGATTTGGACGAAGTACAAATTAATGTGCCAGAATTAACTTCAGCTGGCAGGGTGGTTTACATGGCCCTATTGAACAACTATAGCACCATGGATCATTTTTGGACTGATTGGTTCTATGTCCGTCAGGCGGCGGATAACCCGCCGCAAGTCAGTTGGTAG
- a CDS encoding metal-dependent hydrolase, whose amino-acid sequence MDRIKLLFGDVLAATADIGSGLMIGTALGTIDDHYFRQHWPWIYSAAILFALLPDLDIVLKVVDAKIRGNSRGHHRTILHQPFYFGIALTVWFALALLLRWPLIWPLTFAAGSLLHFGKDSLGEYDQQGKEFNIGISWLSPFRRETFVLFGMMGKEKRFLVTKPVGFVGMEHKQWLRTLYLRMNQRLLKEIGWFMLWLLIAAVRVASVELR is encoded by the coding sequence TTGGACAGAATTAAACTCTTATTCGGTGACGTTCTGGCTGCTACTGCCGACATCGGCAGCGGTCTGATGATTGGCACTGCTCTTGGTACAATCGATGACCACTATTTCCGACAGCACTGGCCATGGATCTATTCGGCAGCGATTCTCTTTGCGTTGCTGCCGGATCTCGACATCGTACTGAAGGTCGTCGATGCCAAAATAAGGGGCAATTCACGCGGTCATCATCGGACCATACTGCACCAACCCTTCTATTTCGGCATTGCCCTCACCGTCTGGTTTGCACTGGCCTTGCTGTTGCGCTGGCCATTGATTTGGCCATTAACGTTCGCAGCGGGGTCTCTACTCCACTTCGGAAAAGACAGCCTTGGTGAGTACGATCAGCAGGGCAAAGAGTTCAACATCGGAATCTCGTGGCTCAGCCCCTTCCGTCGCGAGACGTTCGTGCTGTTTGGAATGATGGGCAAAGAAAAACGCTTCTTGGTCACCAAACCGGTTGGGTTTGTTGGCATGGAGCACAAGCAGTGGTTAAGAACGCTCTATCTTCGGATGAATCAACGACTGCTTAAAGAGATAGGGTGGTTCATGCTGTGGCTGCTCATCGCCGCAGTCAGAGTGGCTTCCGTGGAGCTTCGATAA
- a CDS encoding 5'-methylthioadenosine nucleosidase translates to MSKKIILLVALEEEFPKKLVPKGVNVYYTHCGKVNVAIAATRALSKIKSKNVLVVNYGTAGSAKHKIGALLKVTQFRQADIDASGLGFPKGVTPLDKKFFKFNTEKINFGPGETCYTADNLQNFPLEDMESYSIAKVCKIYGLKFVSYKFITNNFNKNAAADWKNNVKKGAKIFLDKLLKL, encoded by the coding sequence ATGTCTAAAAAAATTATTTTACTCGTTGCTTTAGAAGAAGAATTCCCCAAAAAATTAGTTCCTAAGGGAGTTAACGTTTATTATACTCATTGCGGCAAGGTTAATGTAGCCATTGCGGCAACAAGGGCATTAAGCAAGATAAAAAGCAAAAATGTTTTAGTCGTTAATTATGGCACGGCCGGCTCGGCCAAACATAAAATAGGCGCACTCTTAAAGGTGACGCAATTCAGACAGGCGGATATTGATGCCAGTGGCCTTGGTTTTCCTAAAGGAGTGACGCCGCTCGATAAAAAGTTTTTTAAATTTAATACGGAAAAAATTAATTTTGGTCCTGGCGAGACTTGTTATACGGCCGATAATTTGCAAAATTTTCCGTTAGAAGATATGGAGTCATACTCGATTGCCAAAGTTTGTAAAATCTACGGCTTGAAATTTGTCAGCTATAAATTTATTACTAATAATTTTAATAAAAATGCGGCTGCTGATTGGAAAAATAACGTTAAGAAAGGAGCTAAAATATTTTTAGATAAACTTTTAAAGTTATAA
- the ftsW gene encoding putative lipid II flippase FtsW: protein MKAFFKRITKRYHSPDYLFIILLGLVLVLGLIFLTSASGVVGLRRFGSTIYFLQHQILMGLIPGLILLVIFSFVDYRFWRKWATVIFILSLILMALTFVSGVGLAHGEARRWISIFGIGFQPAEILKLSFIIYLAAFFDSRQKKIKTWTGSFLPLVIILGIACALVMAQKDMGTMMVIFMIAISIYFLVGGNLLHMLVLFGGAVSIFFVLIKAAPYRMARFITFLYPQMDPLGVGYHINQALIAIGSGGIFGLGLGHSRQKFLYLPESYGDSIFAVIGEELGFLTTILVLCLFVAVALRGLKIAKAAPDFFGQILGGGILCWFIFQAMINIGAMLHLFPLTGIPMPLVSYGGTAMMVLLAAFGILINISRQARE from the coding sequence ATGAAAGCGTTTTTTAAAAGAATAACCAAAAGATATCATAGCCCTGATTATTTATTTATAATTTTATTGGGTTTGGTTTTGGTTTTGGGGTTAATATTTTTAACTTCGGCCAGCGGCGTGGTTGGTTTAAGGCGATTCGGTAGCACCATTTATTTTTTACAACACCAGATTTTAATGGGCCTTATTCCCGGCTTGATACTTCTGGTGATTTTTTCTTTTGTTGATTATCGTTTTTGGCGTAAGTGGGCCACGGTAATTTTTATTTTGAGTTTGATTTTAATGGCCTTAACCTTTGTCTCCGGCGTGGGCTTGGCCCACGGCGAAGCGCGGCGCTGGATTTCTATTTTTGGTATCGGCTTCCAACCGGCGGAAATTTTGAAGCTATCTTTTATTATTTATTTAGCCGCCTTTTTCGACAGCCGCCAGAAAAAGATAAAAACCTGGACCGGATCTTTTTTACCGCTAGTTATCATTTTGGGAATTGCGTGCGCTTTAGTTATGGCGCAAAAAGACATGGGCACGATGATGGTGATTTTTATGATCGCCATTAGTATTTATTTTCTGGTTGGCGGCAATTTATTGCACATGCTGGTTTTATTTGGCGGCGCTGTTTCCATATTTTTCGTTTTAATTAAAGCTGCGCCTTATCGCATGGCGCGCTTTATTACTTTTCTTTACCCGCAAATGGATCCGCTTGGCGTGGGTTATCATATTAATCAGGCGCTTATCGCTATCGGTTCGGGCGGAATTTTCGGTTTGGGCCTAGGTCATTCGCGCCAAAAATTTTTATACCTGCCGGAATCTTACGGCGATTCTATTTTTGCCGTCATTGGCGAGGAGCTGGGATTTTTAACGACGATTTTAGTACTTTGTCTTTTTGTTGCCGTGGCTTTGCGCGGGTTAAAAATAGCCAAAGCCGCGCCGGATTTTTTTGGCCAGATTTTGGGCGGCGGAATTTTATGTTGGTTTATTTTTCAAGCCATGATCAATATAGGCGCCATGTTGCATCTTTTTCCATTAACCGGTATACCTATGCCGCTGGTTAGTTATGGCGGCACGGCCATGATGGTGCTTTTGGCGGCCTTTGGAATTTTGATTAATATCTCGCGCCAAGCCAGGGAATAA
- a CDS encoding O-antigen ligase family protein → MIVLSLVLAAVFLLATIRWPRVALFSLLLFLPAYQIRVDFLGLPTTALEVMILAFYFGVLIGNFKTFGQIKKIFSGWLWVIPAWLGVGFIAALVSPNFTLGLGHWRAYFVGPILVLMAVVILIRRDEKLKELIIPTLAFSALICALWAVAQKFFGGGVMSTEVWGAAKVWRATGPFPQPNFLGLYLAPIAVLAFGQFIILVKKIDKKIIFYLAVYVFSIIALLLARSEGGLLALVFGTIFLLILYRPSRRATIIILIILFILLALIPTSRQYFVQKASFNGLSEQLRLNIWHGAADLIKAHPIFGVGLRGYQQLISHYQKPYYQPGTDKVISVETHPYPHNLFLALWAEAGLLGLIVFSLIVIKFFIQGFKKKSVFHLTLLAAMSAIIIHGLVDTPYFKNDLSVLFWFLISMMICF, encoded by the coding sequence ATGATTGTTCTCTCTTTGGTTTTAGCTGCAGTATTTTTATTAGCTACAATCCGCTGGCCCAGAGTCGCTCTTTTTTCGTTGCTTTTATTTTTACCGGCCTATCAAATTAGGGTTGATTTTTTGGGTTTACCCACTACTGCCTTAGAGGTAATGATTTTGGCGTTTTATTTTGGCGTATTGATTGGTAATTTTAAAACATTCGGACAAATCAAAAAAATTTTTAGCGGTTGGTTGTGGGTGATTCCGGCTTGGCTCGGAGTTGGTTTTATCGCCGCTTTGGTTTCGCCTAATTTTACTCTTGGTCTGGGACATTGGCGGGCTTATTTTGTCGGACCGATTTTAGTTTTAATGGCTGTCGTTATTTTAATTCGGCGAGACGAAAAGTTAAAAGAATTAATTATTCCGACCTTGGCTTTTTCGGCCTTGATTTGCGCTCTCTGGGCCGTGGCCCAGAAATTTTTCGGCGGCGGAGTAATGAGCACCGAAGTTTGGGGTGCGGCGAAAGTTTGGCGCGCGACCGGGCCGTTTCCGCAACCTAATTTTTTGGGATTATATTTAGCGCCCATTGCGGTTCTGGCTTTCGGGCAATTCATTATTTTAGTAAAAAAAATTGATAAAAAAATAATTTTTTATCTCGCGGTTTATGTTTTTTCTATCATCGCTCTACTCTTGGCTCGCAGTGAAGGCGGCCTCTTAGCCCTAGTCTTTGGTACGATTTTTTTATTAATACTTTATCGGCCCAGCAGAAGGGCGACGATAATTATTTTGATAATTTTATTTATTTTACTTGCTTTAATCCCAACCTCTCGCCAGTATTTCGTTCAAAAAGCTTCGTTTAACGGCTTGTCAGAACAACTACGTTTAAATATTTGGCATGGCGCTGCCGATTTAATTAAAGCGCATCCAATTTTTGGCGTTGGTTTGCGTGGTTATCAGCAATTAATTTCTCATTATCAAAAGCCGTATTATCAACCCGGGACCGATAAGGTTATTTCCGTTGAGACTCATCCTTATCCGCATAATTTATTTTTAGCGCTGTGGGCTGAAGCCGGCCTCTTGGGACTTATTGTTTTTTCGTTGATTGTTATTAAATTTTTCATTCAGGGTTTTAAGAAAAAATCAGTCTTTCATTTGACGCTTTTAGCGGCAATGTCGGCAATAATTATTCATGGCCTGGTTGACACTCCTTATTTTAAAAATGATTTATCAGTTTTATTTTGGTTTTTAATCTCAATGATGATTTGTTTCTAA
- a CDS encoding amidohydrolase, translating into MSKKIKFNLPLVNTHGHAAMLAFRGMAEDVPLDVWLNNYIWPAEKNITPQFIYKYTDLAIKEMKSNGIKLFCDMYFFAEEVARAAEKNKMPAVIGEGILDFPTPSAKTAEEALLKTEKLLQQYKNHSFIKVSVAPHSIYTVSKDNLLKAKELAKKYNALYQIHCAETKKEVDECLVKNNLTPVAYLDKLGVLDDKTLLAHCVWLTDEDIEIIAKRKAKVSHCPLSNLKLGSGIASVNKMLARGIAVSLGTDGAASSNRLDVWEAGKYTVLLQKGINYDPAILTARQAIEMMTINGLKSLGFDVFLNKTIESWQQKIKENKDYSFLYDRQVNELNFEI; encoded by the coding sequence ATGAGTAAAAAAATAAAATTCAATTTACCCCTAGTTAATACGCATGGCCATGCGGCTATGCTTGCTTTTCGGGGAATGGCAGAAGACGTGCCTTTAGATGTTTGGTTAAATAATTATATTTGGCCGGCGGAAAAAAACATCACGCCTCAATTTATTTATAAATATACGGACTTAGCTATTAAAGAAATGAAGAGCAACGGCATTAAATTATTCTGTGATATGTATTTTTTTGCCGAAGAAGTGGCTCGCGCGGCAGAAAAAAATAAAATGCCGGCGGTTATCGGCGAAGGAATTTTAGATTTTCCCACCCCCAGCGCCAAAACAGCGGAAGAGGCGTTGCTGAAAACAGAAAAGCTATTACAGCAGTATAAAAATCATTCTTTTATTAAAGTCTCCGTGGCGCCGCACTCGATTTATACGGTTAGCAAGGACAACCTACTTAAGGCTAAAGAATTGGCAAAAAAATACAACGCTTTATATCAGATTCATTGCGCTGAAACAAAAAAAGAAGTTGATGAATGTTTGGTAAAAAATAATTTGACCCCTGTCGCTTATTTAGATAAACTTGGTGTGTTAGATGATAAGACGCTTTTAGCACATTGTGTTTGGCTGACCGATGAAGATATAGAGATTATTGCCAAGCGAAAGGCGAAGGTGTCTCATTGTCCTTTAAGTAATTTAAAACTTGGTTCTGGCATTGCTTCAGTTAATAAAATGTTAGCTAGGGGCATCGCGGTGTCGCTAGGAACTGATGGAGCGGCTAGTTCTAATCGTTTAGATGTTTGGGAGGCAGGAAAGTATACGGTGTTGTTACAAAAGGGCATTAATTATGATCCGGCAATTCTTACCGCTCGGCAAGCCATAGAAATGATGACCATAAACGGATTAAAATCCTTGGGCTTTGATGTTTTTTTAAATAAAACCATTGAATCTTGGCAACAAAAAATTAAAGAAAACAAAGATTATAGCTTTTTATATGATCGTCAGGTTAATGAATTGAATTTTGAGATTTAA
- a CDS encoding RNA-binding protein, producing the protein MAKKLYVGGIPYSTTDDGLKDTFSRAGKVESATVVMDRMTGRSRGFAFVEMSTDEEAKAAVEMFNGKDFEGRTITVNEARPMGERPPRRMGGFNRNQGFDNN; encoded by the coding sequence ATGGCTAAGAAGTTATATGTCGGCGGTATTCCTTATAGTACTACCGATGACGGATTGAAAGACACTTTTTCTCGTGCCGGTAAAGTTGAATCAGCTACTGTGGTCATGGATCGCATGACCGGTCGCTCTCGAGGTTTCGCCTTCGTAGAAATGTCTACGGACGAAGAAGCTAAGGCTGCTGTTGAAATGTTCAATGGCAAAGATTTCGAGGGTCGAACCATCACTGTCAATGAAGCGAGACCGATGGGCGAACGCCCTCCTCGCCGCATGGGCGGATTCAACCGCAACCAGGGCTTTGATAACAACTAG
- a CDS encoding RecX family transcriptional regulator: protein MRITEIKKQKRGNRANVYLDGRFGFGATANALVDFDLFVNKELSQSEVNVIIKKDQAAKAMQKCFLWLGIRPRSEKELRDKLKEKKFDPQIVNQTIKQIEELGYLNDKEFTRMFIEMKKSKGKIFIQQELRRKGIEQKIIKDALENYYPLEEEIESALRLAERKIKSYKNLPNYKIKQKLAQYLAGRGFNWGVVSQVFEKLKSSR from the coding sequence ATGCGCATTACCGAAATTAAAAAACAAAAAAGAGGCAATCGAGCCAATGTTTATTTAGATGGGCGCTTTGGTTTTGGGGCAACTGCCAACGCCTTGGTTGATTTTGATCTTTTTGTTAATAAAGAATTAAGTCAGTCGGAAGTAAACGTAATAATAAAAAAAGATCAGGCTGCCAAGGCCATGCAAAAGTGTTTTTTGTGGCTGGGAATTAGACCTCGCAGCGAAAAAGAGTTAAGAGATAAATTAAAAGAAAAAAAGTTTGACCCACAAATTGTTAATCAAACCATAAAACAAATTGAAGAATTGGGTTATTTGAACGATAAAGAATTTACCAGAATGTTTATTGAGATGAAAAAGAGCAAGGGCAAGATTTTTATTCAGCAGGAATTGCGCCGCAAGGGAATAGAGCAAAAAATAATCAAAGATGCCCTGGAAAATTATTATCCCCTTGAAGAAGAAATAGAATCGGCCCTGCGTTTGGCCGAAAGAAAAATAAAATCTTACAAAAACTTACCGAATTATAAAATTAAACAAAAATTAGCTCAATATTTGGCCGGACGCGGTTTTAATTGGGGAGTTGTTAGCCAAGTTTTCGAAAAATTAAAATCATCGCGCTAG
- a CDS encoding 5'-3' exonuclease H3TH domain-containing protein: MDKFIVIDGPAVIHRAWHALPKLTDPRGRSVSAVYGFISLLLKLIREQQPKYIAVAFDTKALTFRHEAYKEYKEGRVKQPQEFYDQFAIIKELLNAFGIKFVEQPGFEADDLIGTLVDKSDKENLIVTGDLDTLQLVNSQTKVYFLHKGISDIKIYDQEAIEQRYGLTPRQLIDFKAMRGDPSDNIGGIKGIGEKTALVLLQKFGSLEKIYEYLETCQKDCEIRDSVKDLLIEQKDKAFFDKNLVTIKKDMAGYEDLEQYNLEPMNKEKITEVLSQLGFSSLIKRLDSPPKAVKKTKETPSSRQSSLFDK, from the coding sequence ATGGATAAATTTATTGTCATCGATGGGCCAGCAGTCATACACCGCGCTTGGCATGCTCTGCCGAAATTAACCGATCCTCGGGGTCGTTCGGTTTCGGCTGTTTACGGCTTCATTTCTTTATTATTAAAATTAATTAGAGAGCAGCAGCCAAAATATATAGCCGTGGCCTTTGATACTAAGGCGCTAACGTTCCGCCACGAAGCTTATAAAGAATATAAAGAAGGGCGAGTCAAGCAACCACAGGAATTTTATGATCAGTTTGCTATCATTAAAGAACTCCTGAATGCTTTTGGCATAAAATTTGTCGAGCAGCCGGGCTTTGAGGCAGATGATTTGATCGGCACTTTAGTTGATAAATCAGACAAAGAAAACCTTATCGTTACTGGCGATCTCGACACCTTGCAATTGGTTAATTCGCAGACAAAAGTTTATTTTTTACATAAAGGAATTTCCGACATAAAAATCTACGACCAAGAGGCGATTGAACAGCGCTATGGTTTAACGCCTCGGCAGTTAATAGACTTTAAGGCCATGCGTGGCGATCCTTCAGACAATATCGGCGGCATTAAGGGGATTGGAGAAAAAACCGCGCTAGTTTTATTACAAAAATTCGGTAGCTTAGAGAAAATTTATGAATACTTAGAAACTTGTCAGAAAGATTGCGAAATTCGTGATTCGGTTAAAGACCTTTTAATTGAGCAAAAAGATAAAGCATTTTTTGATAAAAATTTAGTAACTATTAAAAAAGATATGGCTGGCTATGAAGATTTAGAGCAATATAATCTCGAGCCAATGAACAAAGAAAAAATCACAGAAGTTTTAAGTCAGTTGGGCTTTAGCTCCTTAATTAAGCGCCTAGATAGTCCGCCAAAGGCGGTTAAAAAAACAAAAGAAACGCCGTCTTCGCGGCAGAGCAGCCTTTTCGATAAATAA
- the holA gene encoding DNA polymerase III subunit delta, producing the protein MKIILYGPDTYRSKLKLAYWQSVFVAKKDPTGVNMSIIDAGLLDVNSFRKLVLSSGLFSDKRLVIINKFFQRNKEEGLDEEVLEFLKRSGRDEKNDNSLIFFDEEVKEGKMSKTKKQILAYLLKQKYSQEFPLLSKGDLSAWVQKQLLAQRKKIEPAAISYLVKEVGPDLWRLTNEINKLIASPEKIVVLDLVKKFVPPQPEEEIWPLVDALGDKNKIKALKLLRDQLDIGNDVFSIFGMLVRQYRILILAREAIDQEGFVNGFALAKRLGLHPFVCQKAIRQIKNYNLIELKKIYQQLLQIDLKTKTSPVDPETLLDLLIIK; encoded by the coding sequence ATGAAAATCATTCTTTACGGACCGGACACGTATCGCTCAAAACTAAAATTGGCTTATTGGCAGAGCGTTTTTGTGGCTAAAAAAGATCCGACTGGAGTTAATATGTCTATAATTGACGCTGGTCTTTTGGACGTAAATTCTTTTCGCAAATTGGTTTTATCTTCTGGTCTATTTTCTGATAAACGTCTAGTGATTATTAATAAATTTTTTCAGAGAAACAAAGAAGAAGGGCTAGACGAAGAGGTTTTGGAATTTTTAAAGCGCTCGGGCAGAGATGAAAAAAATGATAATTCTTTGATATTTTTTGACGAAGAAGTTAAGGAGGGTAAAATGTCCAAGACCAAAAAACAGATTCTGGCTTATTTGCTTAAGCAAAAATATAGTCAAGAATTTCCACTCTTAAGCAAAGGAGACCTATCTGCTTGGGTGCAAAAACAGCTTTTAGCCCAACGCAAAAAAATAGAGCCAGCTGCGATTTCCTATTTAGTTAAAGAGGTCGGACCTGATTTATGGCGCTTAACCAACGAAATTAATAAATTAATTGCCAGTCCAGAGAAAATCGTTGTCCTGGACTTAGTTAAAAAATTTGTTCCGCCACAACCGGAAGAGGAGATTTGGCCCCTAGTTGACGCCCTGGGAGATAAAAATAAAATTAAAGCCTTGAAATTATTGCGCGACCAGTTGGATATTGGTAATGATGTTTTTTCTATTTTTGGTATGCTGGTTCGCCAGTATCGGATACTTATATTGGCACGTGAAGCAATTGATCAAGAAGGGTTCGTTAATGGGTTTGCATTGGCCAAGCGGTTAGGTCTTCATCCCTTTGTTTGCCAAAAGGCCATTCGTCAGATTAAAAACTACAATTTAATTGAACTTAAAAAAATATATCAGCAACTTTTACAGATTGATTTAAAAACAAAAACATCTCCGGTTGACCCAGAGACGTTATTGGACTTATTGATAATTAAGTAA